ttattattatttacacaaacacacacttatattgcatcaaaattaactttgtcttgcaatatcaaaagaaactttcaaaagaaactttttcagcattaaaaaaaaaaaagtgagttggcttacctctgctcgtcgatggcgtcacccacgtgttcaaatccgtcactatcttcactcgaggactcttccgaagaagacgatgatgacgaatttagaccatcctcttcctcaagttgatcaaaaagcacaattggttgcgctaaatttagtttcctgttcattctcaaagtcacacaaagtcgctgcttgatcgaaacggccgtcgctcgccacctcgctgcactcctccctctcgttcggtggaacctcgcacggcagttttatttataaaaaaaaaaaaaaaaaaaaaaaacattttgtgcttccactgtgacttcgaaagggttcgtttgatttgtgtttttttcatggagcttccgttttgaaaaaggaaaagaaatgatcgaaatatagacataaacaaatgatccatgcagcgttttaatgtttttttgagaggacaataaaactatcaaacttaaatgacaatatctcacgttttagttggtcgattgacttcaaataataacgagactaaaccgcaacttccgcactttaaaacgagaccaacccacggcatgtgggtgacgtaattaaaacgtgagggcgcttcaaagacgacgtgcgctgaggacgcgccggcgcgtccttcgactctcaagggttaattaatattctgtccgaacaagcttaacaagaggcaaacagacagcggagtgcaccaatcagcgacgggcagacgtgccgttagcaaagcgacgagggcaggacgagggacttgcgcgcggaagtaaacacacGAGgacaacggagtttattcaacatggctagcgcgagacagactgttgtcaatgactcgtgtcgatgtgttttagctcatttaaaactgaatttacagcggattggaacatattctcggctttcccgttcgccatccgtgttgttgttgagacgactttcggcgcgcaagagtgacattgctcgtgaagaacacgtcacgcaaataaacaaatctgatttgtcgattgattttgtacctactcgagaggctgtgtcccagacttttctctcattgtttgaaaaatacagggagaacagtctggccgtgccaggcaaacactcagttgccttgacatttttccgagtaaggccaacgacgtcatgcatcaagagagacaatagctaattaatatgctcactcgccaccctgtggtctggggtgtgaattgcaacctgtcaaaatgacggatggacttcagttttttccgtcaacgttttaaaaaaccggtcaacgacggaaaatattcggttaacgcgacccctgatgtaatattcgattttttggaactcctctacatGGGAGTGACAGCCCAGAATGCATCTCATACGCGAGCGTATGTACGCGCATGTACGAGATGCAGCTAGTCTCAGCTACTCTAACCTCACAGCCTACTAGCTGGATAGACGGTCCATAAAATATATCATTTCTCCtcttgtgtcttgcaggtttcagcAAATATTTTGGTCCTGAGTGGCAGGGGTCTGAGTCTCTTTCCATTAAAGAGGAATTTGAGCACCCGCAAATGAAACGGGAAGAGCCAAAGCACCCTCAACAGCAAAAGAGAGAAGCgcaacttccaatcaaaaaggaggaggtaAAGCTGCCATACATTAAAGAGGAGGACGATATCACCAGGTCGACTGGTGAGCCCCTGAAGAGCGAAGATTGTCTGAGTGAGGCCAGCAGAGGGACGGAGCCTCCaagcagcagctcaacagaaggCTTGAAAACTGACATTTTCATCGCTCCATCAGACAGAAATGGCGCCACATCACACTCAACTTACAATGATGATGGTCATAAGAAATCTCACCATGACGACAAACActgcaaatgctctcagtgtgggaaaacctttgctaATAAGCATACCTGTCTTAGGCATATCAGgagccacactggcgaaaaaccttttgtctgctcagtttgtaGTCAAGAATTCAGTCGAAAGCAAGACATACAAAGACACATAAGAactcacactggcgaaaaaccttgttcctgctccgtttgtggtcaaggattcactcgAAAGCAACActtgaaaatacacacaagaacccacactggtgaaaaacctttttcctgctcagtttgtgatcaaagattcagtcacaagagcaccttaaaaaaacacacaagaacccacactggtgaaaaacctttttcctgctcagtttgtggtcaaggattcactcaAATTAACCACTTAAAAgtccacacaagaacccacactggtgaaaaacctttttcctgctcagtttgtggaaaaggATTCAGTCTAAAGCAAGActtgaaaacacacacaagaacccacactggtgaaaaaccttttgtctgctcagtttgtggtcataaATTCACTCGAAAGGGAACCTTAAACagtcacacaagaacccacactggtgaaaaaccttttgtctgctcagtttgtggtcataaATTCACTCGGAAGGGAACCTTAAACagtcacacaagaacccacactggtgaaaaacctttttcctgctcgatTTGCGGTAAAGGATTCGCTCGAAAGCAACActtgaaaatacacacaagaacccacactggtgaaaaacctttttcctgctccgtttgtggtcaaggattcactcaAATTAACCacttaaaagtacacacaagaacccacactggtgaaaaacatttttcctgCTCGATTTGCGGTAAAGGATTCAGCCAAAAGCAAGACTTACAAAGacacataagaacccacactggtgaaaaacctttttcctgctcagtttgtggaaaaggATTCAGTCTAAGGCGAGActtgaaaacacacacaagaacccacactggtgtaaaa
This sequence is a window from Corythoichthys intestinalis isolate RoL2023-P3 chromosome 13, ASM3026506v1, whole genome shotgun sequence. Protein-coding genes within it:
- the LOC130927672 gene encoding gastrula zinc finger protein XlCGF57.1-like isoform X2, yielding MSARPEELCGVKEEPPRHQHSTVCKLMHAKVVLHRLEDLYVSQAHYPESACIKDQEEESPSIKEEFIHVKDLNVTQTHRPEHQKSACIKKEGESPYIKDEEESVPIQGFSKYFGPEWQGSESLSIKEEFEHPQMKREEPKHPQQQKREAQLPIKKEEVKLPYIKEEDDITRSTGEPLKSEDCLSEASRGTEPPSSSSTEGLKTDIFIAPSDRNGATSHSTYNDDGHKKSHHDDKHCKCSQCGKTFANKHTCLRHIRSHTGEKPFVCSVCSQEFSRKQDIQRHIRTHTGEKPCSCSVCGQGFTRKQHLKIHTRTHTGEKPFSCSVCDQRFSHKSTLKKHTRTHTGEKPFSCSVCGQGFTQINHLKVHTRTHTGEKPFSCSVCGKGFSLKQDLKTHTRTHTGEKPFVCSVCGHKFTRKGTLNSHTRTHTGEKPFVCSVCGHKFTRKGTLNSHTRTHTGEKPFVCSVCGHKFTRKGTLNSHTRTHTGEKPFSCSVCGEAFSQKQKLKIHFTTHT